One Vitis vinifera cultivar Pinot Noir 40024 chromosome 8, ASM3070453v1 genomic window carries:
- the LOC100241755 gene encoding large ribosomal subunit protein eL21z/eL21y: MPAGHGLRSRTRDLFARPFRKKGYIPLTTYLRTFRIGDYVDIKVNGAVHKGMPHKFYHGRTGKVWNVTKRAIGVEVNKQVGNRIIKKRIHVRVEHVQPSRCTEEFRLRKLKNDELKAEAKKNGGQIISTKRQPEGPKPGFMVEGATLETVTPIPYDVVNDLKGGY; this comes from the exons ATGCCGGCGGGACACGGACTCCGATCGAGGACTCGAGACTTGTTCGCCAGGCCCTTCAGGAAGAAGGGTTACATTCCCTTGACAACGTACCTGAGAACCTTTCGCATCGGAGACTACGTGGACATCAAAGTAAACGGCGCCGTCCACAAGGGCATGCCCCACAAGTTCTACCATGGCCGCACTGGTAAGGTCTGGAACGTCACCAAGCGCGCCATCGGTGTTGAAGTAAACAAGCAG GTGGGTAACAGGATAATCAAGAAGCGGATCCATGTGCGAGTGGAGCATGTGCAACCTTCAAGGTGTACTGAGGAATTCCGGCTGAGGAAGTTGAAGAATGATGAATTGAAGGCAGAGGCAAAAAAGAACGGAGGTCAGATCATCAGCACGAAAAGGCAGCCAGAGGGGCCTAAACCAGGTTTCATGGTGGAAGGTGCAACCTTGGAAACTGTTACTCCAATTCCTTATGATGTTGTCAATGATCTCAAGGGTGGCTACTAG
- the LOC100264035 gene encoding dirigent protein 2, translating to MEKMLTRLTTMSLIFFFFFFSTLVAGKSQGFSRSLSPEALGLKKEKLSHLHFFLHDIVEGEKATAVRVAEAWMTNTSKTGFGFLAIMDDPLTEGPDLGSKTVGRAQGMYASAAENEFALLMVLNFAFIEGKYKGSNLSLLGRNEVFSEVREMPIIGGSGVFRFARGYAQAKTHKITVESSIVEYNVFVYHY from the coding sequence ATGGAGAAGATGCTCACAAGACTCACCACCATGTCTctgatcttcttcttcttcttcttctccaccCTGGTCGCCGGAAAATCTCAGGGTTTCTCAAGAAGTTTGTCACCGGAGGCATTGGGGCTGAAGAAAGAGAAGCTAAGCCATCTTCATTTCTTCCTCCACGACATTGTGGAGGGTGAAAAAGCCACTGCAGTGAGAGTTGCAGAGGCGTGGATGACAAACACGTCTAAGACAGGGTTCGGGTTTTTAGCCATAATGGACGATCCACTAACAGAAGGGCCGGATCTGGGGTCGAAGACGGTGGGGAGGGCTCAAGGAATGTATGCATCGGCAGCAGAGAATGAGTTTGCTCTGTTGATGGTGCTTAACTTTGCATTCATTGAAGGAAAGTATAAAGGGAGTAATCTGAGTTTGTTAGGGAGGAATGAGGTGTTTTCGGAGGTAAGAGAGATGCCAATCATCGGAGGGAGTGGGGTGTTCCGGTTTGCTCGTGGGTATGCTCAGGCGAAGACTCACAAGATCACAGTTGAATCATCCATAGTTGAGTACAATGTCTTTGTTTACCATTATTGA
- the LOC100262442 gene encoding dirigent protein 22: MASSILSYLIQRSITDNVFAVGRKGKDKKKKERKRIEKKRERHLPPRSYGHHWPVATPSLGRAFRGKSHKFSEKLSPEKLGFKHEKLTHLNFFFHDIVTGQNPTAVRVAEAAMTNTSKTLFGSVMIIDDPLTEGPEMESKLVGRAQGMYASAGQNEPGLLMAMTFHFVEGKFNGSNLSFLGRNSVFSEVRELPIVGGSGLFRFARGYAEARTRTLDMKTGNAVVEYNVYVFHY, encoded by the exons ATGGCATCATCTATTCTTTCATATTTGATCCAACGGTCCATAACAGATAATGTTTTCGCcgttggaaggaaaggaaaagacaaaaagaaaaaggaaaggaaaagaatagaaaagaaaCGTGAGCGTCACCTTCCCCCGAGGAGTTACGGCCACCACTGGCCAGTGGCCACCCCAAGTTTGGGGCGTGCTTTTAGag GAAAATCTCACAAGTTCTCAGAAAAACTATCTCCTGAGAAGCTCGGATTCAAGCATGAGAAGCTAACCCACCTAAACTTCTTCTTCCACGACATCGTCACCGGCCAAAACCCGACCGCCGTCAGAGTCGCCGAGGCAGCGATGACGAACACGTCAAAGACGTTGTTCGGATCCGTCATGATAATCGACGACCCATTAACGGAAGGGCCTGAAATGGAGTCGAAGCTGGTGGGAAGAGCCCAGGGAATGTACGCATCGGCAGGGCAAAACGAACCGGGTTTGTTGATGGCGATGACCTTCCATTTCGTGGAAGGCAAGTTCAATGGGAGTAATCTGAGCTTTCTGGGCCGAAACTCGGTGTTCTCGGAGGTGAGGGAGTTGCCGATTGTCGGCGGCAGCGGACTTTTTAGGTTTGCTCGTGGGTATGCGGAGGCCCGGACTCGTACGTTGGATATGAAAACAGGGAACGCTGTCGTGGAATACAACGTCTACGTCTTCCATTACTGA
- the LOC100252017 gene encoding uncharacterized protein LOC100252017 has protein sequence MGTREVYEQKLRSGNLHHDPTINPGLGSPRCPRCLSLINPNSKSGEWTITSVLHDATAVAGAGIGGMLSAVYGINTGIPYIQNRVRGPKWLPFIIGMPPLLMFSATCAAFGGYALPKFAQLTVTSYYAASSASHYGISLLTRHIEEVHTAQSHREKLR, from the exons ATGGGAACGAGAGAAGTTTACGAGCAGAAATTGAGGAGTGGGAATCTCCATCACGATCCAACAATCAACCCTGGCCTTGGATCTCCACGCTGTCCTCGCTGTCTATCTCTAATAAACCCTAATTCT AAAAGCGGTGAATGGACGATTACTTCCGTTTTGCACGACGCCACTGCTGTG GCTGGCGCAGGTATAGGTGGAATGCTTAGTGCAGTGTATGGTATCAATACAG GAATCCCATATATTCAGAATCGTGTGAGGGGACCCAAGTGGCTTCCTTTTATAATTGGg ATGCCTCCATTGCTAATGTTCTCAGCTACATGTGCTGCATTTGGAG GTTATGCACTTCCAAAGTTTGCTCAGCTCACAGTGACATCATATTATGCCGCCTCAAGTGCCTCACATTATGGAATCTCTCTACTCACCAGACACATTGAAGAGGTCCACACTGCCCAATCTCATCGTGAGAAACTCAGATGA
- the LOC100246882 gene encoding dirigent protein 22, with protein MAKLLILITIFFSTIAAVAASGSSEESHRFSRNLSPESMGLKEEKLSHLHFYFHDIISSPKPTAVRVAEAAMTNKSATVFGAVFMMDDLLTVGPEPSSKLVGRAQGIYASASQEEMGLLMVLNFAFMEGKYNGSTLSVLGRNTIFSKVREMPIVGGSGLFRFARGYAQARTHTFNLKTGDAVVEYNVYVFHY; from the coding sequence ATGGCAAAACTCCTCATCCTTATCACTATTTTCTTCTCCACCATTGCCGCCGTCGCGGCCTCCGGCTCCAGCGAGGAATCCCACCGTTTCTCCAGGAACCTTTCTCCGGAATCGATGGGCCTCAAGGAAGAGAAGCTCAGCCACCTCCACTTCTACTTCCACGACATCATCAGCAGCCCGAAACCCACCGCCGTGAGAGTCGCTGAGGCCGCCATGACCAACAAGTCGGCGACGGTGTTCGGCGCGGTGTTTATGATGGACGATCTCTTGACTGTGGGACCCGAGCCCAGCTCCAAACTGGTAGGAAGAGCCCAAGGAATATACGCATCGGCGTCGCAGGAGGAAATGGGCTTGTTGATGGTGCTAAATTTTGCTTTCATGGAGGGCAAGTACAACGGCAGTACTCTCAGTGTTTTGGGCCGAAACACCATCTTTTCAAAGGTGCGGGAGATGCCGATCGTCGGCGGTAGTGGGCTATTCCGATTTGCTCGTGGGTATGCTCAGGCGAGGACTCACACCTTCAATCTCAAAACAGGAGATGCTGTTGTGGAGTATAATGTTTATGTCTTTCATTACTGA
- the LOC100267595 gene encoding zinc finger protein 8, translating into MDKATERETHDFMNVESFSQLPFIRPAPVKEKGIRLFGKEFGGHHDPEEQSESVETNMCEDVKDSENGESGRRFECHYCCRNFPTSQALGGHQNAHKRERQHAKRAHLQSAMVHSGLSDAHMYGLVNYRLGSAPTPPITYPSWGSQAISSNGRFYGSHGSFSQPPINGNPLALWRIPASVQTTPTFSRDRSSHHPLPLFAGDDLKPSSHVGGSTSQSRYVYESTKPGVQDHVSLDLHL; encoded by the coding sequence ATGGACAAGGCCACTGAGAGAGAAACCCATGATTTCATGAACGTTGAATCTTTCTCACAACTTCCCTTCATTCGTCCTGCACCTGTTAAAGAGAAAGGTATTCGCCTGTTTGGTAAAGAATTTGGAGGTCACCATGACCCAGAAGAGCAGTCAGAGTCCGTGGAGACTAACATGTGTGAGGATGTCAAGGACAGTGAAAATGGCGAAAGTGGTAGAAGATTTGAATGCCATTACTGCTGCAGAAACTTCCCTACTTCTCAAGCGTTGGGAGGTCACCAGAACGCCCACAAGAGAGAGCGCCAACACGCCAAACGTGCCCATCTTCAGTCTGCCATGGTCCATAGTGGCCTCTCAGATGCACACATGTACGGCCTGGTCAATTACAGGCTCGGCTCCGCCCCCACGCCGCCCATCACCTACCCGTCATGGGGTAGCCAAGCCATTTCTAGTAACGGCAGGTTTTATGGAAGTCATGGATCCTTCTCGCAGCCACCAATTAACGGAAACCCTTTGGCCTTATGGCGAATCCCGGCCTCCGTACAAACTACTCCCACTTTCAGTCGCGACCGTTCATCACACCATCCACTGCCATTATTCGCCGGTGATGACTTGAAGCCCTCGTCGCATGTCGGTGGCTCTACCTCCCAAAGCAGATACGTCTACGAATCAACAAAGCCCGGCGTGCAAGACCATGTGAGTTTGGATCTCCATCTGTAA